From a single Poecilia reticulata strain Guanapo linkage group LG2, Guppy_female_1.0+MT, whole genome shotgun sequence genomic region:
- the ccdc122 gene encoding coiled-coil domain-containing protein 122 isoform X4 gives MSEFTDNQGFQESCEFSLTKAVEDVSQHSYTQTETLREKQKILKTLQFLLKAALADIEKKNPHAEQQLRSKLREICLLEGEMEHLERQRVLLQDRCSGINRENVKRHMLIQDEEENARATLEKISMYRNKMKGHRDAVLQAVSQTEAHRELEENRMLVLKLRQEKEQLKEDLQNPNGMTLQTAKEETDTLKREISERNIAIAGGREQLKKEFEIHAKLKRDIKIQNRRYEAIVKRLRCQLSRAQAVHRLWMKFSTCRSS, from the exons ATGTCGGAATTCACGGATAACCAGG GCTTCCAGGAATCCTGTGAGTTTTCATTAACTAAGGCGGTGGAGGATGTCAGTCAGCACAGCTACACCCAGACTGAGACcctgagagagaaacagaaaattcTGAAAACCCTGCAG TTTCTATTGAAGGCGGCCCTGGCTgacattgaaaagaaaaatccacatgcGGAGCAGCAGCTGAGGTCCAAGTTGAGAGAAATCTGCCTGCTGGAGGGAGAGATGGAGCATCTGGAGAGGCAGAGAGTGCTGCTGCAGGACCGCTGTTCCGGCATCAACAGGGAGAACGTAAAGCGGCACATGCTCATACAGGACGAGGAGGAGAACGCCCGAGCCACTCTGGAAAAAATCAGCATGTACAGGAACAAGATGAAAGGCCACAGAGACGCCGTCCTGCAGGCTGTGAGCCAGACAGAGGCCCacagggagctggaggagaacAGGATGCTGGTCTTGAAGCTGAGGCAGGAGAAGGAACAGCTCAAGGAGGATCTGCAAAACCCAAACGGGATGACCCTGCAAACAGCTAAG GAGGAAACTGATACCCTGAAGAGAGAGATCTCTGAGAGAAATATAGCCATCGCTGGAGGAAGAGAACAACTGAAGAAAGAATTTGAGATTCATGCAAAGTTAAAGAGAGATATCAAG ATCCAAAACAGGCGCTATGAAGCCATCGTCAAGCGGCTGCGCTGCCAGCTCAGCAGAGCTCAGGCCGTACACAG ACTTTGGATGAAATTTTCCACCTGCAGAAGCAGCTAA
- the ccdc122 gene encoding coiled-coil domain-containing protein 122 isoform X3: MGFQESCEFSLTKAVEDVSQHSYTQTETLREKQKILKTLQFLLKAALADIEKKNPHAEQQLRSKLREICLLEGEMEHLERQRVLLQDRCSGINRENVKRHMLIQDEEENARATLEKISMYRNKMKGHRDAVLQAVSQTEAHRELEENRMLVLKLRQEKEQLKEDLQNPNGMTLQTAKEETDTLKREISERNIAIAGGREQLKKEFEIHAKLKRDIKIQNRRYEAIVKRLRCQLSRAQAVHRQTLDEIFHLQKQLTELKGQQG; encoded by the exons ATGG GCTTCCAGGAATCCTGTGAGTTTTCATTAACTAAGGCGGTGGAGGATGTCAGTCAGCACAGCTACACCCAGACTGAGACcctgagagagaaacagaaaattcTGAAAACCCTGCAG TTTCTATTGAAGGCGGCCCTGGCTgacattgaaaagaaaaatccacatgcGGAGCAGCAGCTGAGGTCCAAGTTGAGAGAAATCTGCCTGCTGGAGGGAGAGATGGAGCATCTGGAGAGGCAGAGAGTGCTGCTGCAGGACCGCTGTTCCGGCATCAACAGGGAGAACGTAAAGCGGCACATGCTCATACAGGACGAGGAGGAGAACGCCCGAGCCACTCTGGAAAAAATCAGCATGTACAGGAACAAGATGAAAGGCCACAGAGACGCCGTCCTGCAGGCTGTGAGCCAGACAGAGGCCCacagggagctggaggagaacAGGATGCTGGTCTTGAAGCTGAGGCAGGAGAAGGAACAGCTCAAGGAGGATCTGCAAAACCCAAACGGGATGACCCTGCAAACAGCTAAG GAGGAAACTGATACCCTGAAGAGAGAGATCTCTGAGAGAAATATAGCCATCGCTGGAGGAAGAGAACAACTGAAGAAAGAATTTGAGATTCATGCAAAGTTAAAGAGAGATATCAAG ATCCAAAACAGGCGCTATGAAGCCATCGTCAAGCGGCTGCGCTGCCAGCTCAGCAGAGCTCAGGCCGTACACAG GCAGACTTTGGATGAAATTTTCCACCTGCAGAAGCAGCTAACTGAGCTCAAGGGGCAGCAGGGTTAA
- the ccdc122 gene encoding coiled-coil domain-containing protein 122 isoform X1, with amino-acid sequence MSEFTDNQGFQESCEFSLTKAVEDVSQHSYTQTETLREKQKILKTLQFLLKAALADIEKKNPHAEQQLRSKLREICLLEGEMEHLERQRVLLQDRCSGINRENVKRHMLIQDEEENARATLEKISMYRNKMKGHRDAVLQAVSQTEAHRELEENRMLVLKLRQEKEQLKEDLQNPNGMTLQTAKEETDTLKREISERNIAIAGGREQLKKEFEIHAKLKRDIKIQNRRYEAIVKRLRCQLSRAQAVHRQTLDEIFHLQKQLTELKGQQG; translated from the exons ATGTCGGAATTCACGGATAACCAGG GCTTCCAGGAATCCTGTGAGTTTTCATTAACTAAGGCGGTGGAGGATGTCAGTCAGCACAGCTACACCCAGACTGAGACcctgagagagaaacagaaaattcTGAAAACCCTGCAG TTTCTATTGAAGGCGGCCCTGGCTgacattgaaaagaaaaatccacatgcGGAGCAGCAGCTGAGGTCCAAGTTGAGAGAAATCTGCCTGCTGGAGGGAGAGATGGAGCATCTGGAGAGGCAGAGAGTGCTGCTGCAGGACCGCTGTTCCGGCATCAACAGGGAGAACGTAAAGCGGCACATGCTCATACAGGACGAGGAGGAGAACGCCCGAGCCACTCTGGAAAAAATCAGCATGTACAGGAACAAGATGAAAGGCCACAGAGACGCCGTCCTGCAGGCTGTGAGCCAGACAGAGGCCCacagggagctggaggagaacAGGATGCTGGTCTTGAAGCTGAGGCAGGAGAAGGAACAGCTCAAGGAGGATCTGCAAAACCCAAACGGGATGACCCTGCAAACAGCTAAG GAGGAAACTGATACCCTGAAGAGAGAGATCTCTGAGAGAAATATAGCCATCGCTGGAGGAAGAGAACAACTGAAGAAAGAATTTGAGATTCATGCAAAGTTAAAGAGAGATATCAAG ATCCAAAACAGGCGCTATGAAGCCATCGTCAAGCGGCTGCGCTGCCAGCTCAGCAGAGCTCAGGCCGTACACAG GCAGACTTTGGATGAAATTTTCCACCTGCAGAAGCAGCTAACTGAGCTCAAGGGGCAGCAGGGTTAA
- the ccdc122 gene encoding coiled-coil domain-containing protein 122 isoform X2 has protein sequence MSEFTDNQGFQESCEFSLTKAVEDVSQHSYTQTETLREKQKILKTLQAALADIEKKNPHAEQQLRSKLREICLLEGEMEHLERQRVLLQDRCSGINRENVKRHMLIQDEEENARATLEKISMYRNKMKGHRDAVLQAVSQTEAHRELEENRMLVLKLRQEKEQLKEDLQNPNGMTLQTAKEETDTLKREISERNIAIAGGREQLKKEFEIHAKLKRDIKIQNRRYEAIVKRLRCQLSRAQAVHRQTLDEIFHLQKQLTELKGQQG, from the exons ATGTCGGAATTCACGGATAACCAGG GCTTCCAGGAATCCTGTGAGTTTTCATTAACTAAGGCGGTGGAGGATGTCAGTCAGCACAGCTACACCCAGACTGAGACcctgagagagaaacagaaaattcTGAAAACCCTGCAG GCGGCCCTGGCTgacattgaaaagaaaaatccacatgcGGAGCAGCAGCTGAGGTCCAAGTTGAGAGAAATCTGCCTGCTGGAGGGAGAGATGGAGCATCTGGAGAGGCAGAGAGTGCTGCTGCAGGACCGCTGTTCCGGCATCAACAGGGAGAACGTAAAGCGGCACATGCTCATACAGGACGAGGAGGAGAACGCCCGAGCCACTCTGGAAAAAATCAGCATGTACAGGAACAAGATGAAAGGCCACAGAGACGCCGTCCTGCAGGCTGTGAGCCAGACAGAGGCCCacagggagctggaggagaacAGGATGCTGGTCTTGAAGCTGAGGCAGGAGAAGGAACAGCTCAAGGAGGATCTGCAAAACCCAAACGGGATGACCCTGCAAACAGCTAAG GAGGAAACTGATACCCTGAAGAGAGAGATCTCTGAGAGAAATATAGCCATCGCTGGAGGAAGAGAACAACTGAAGAAAGAATTTGAGATTCATGCAAAGTTAAAGAGAGATATCAAG ATCCAAAACAGGCGCTATGAAGCCATCGTCAAGCGGCTGCGCTGCCAGCTCAGCAGAGCTCAGGCCGTACACAG GCAGACTTTGGATGAAATTTTCCACCTGCAGAAGCAGCTAACTGAGCTCAAGGGGCAGCAGGGTTAA